The window attattattaatgcatGTTCTCACATGCATGGAAAATAATGAAGAATTATTTCTCATACTCATGTGTTTCGAGAGCTAGTGAGCTCATCAAATGATGATGTTTGGGAGCTGAGTGCATCCCGCAGGTGTAGTCATGGGAAGCAGGTGGCTGGTAGTTCCCACGCCAACAGCACAGAGTTTAGTAAGGTTGAGAGCGAAAGCAAGTCTCTGCATGCCCTCCAGGTCTGTGTTAGTGAGTGCCTAGTCTGCCCGACACCTGCCTACCTAGTGTCTTAGCGGTTCTTTAACTTTATAGCATAGATTAGTGCAGAGATATCTGAACGGACAGACAGTTGAAGGGGCAGGCCAAGTAGAGTCGTTTGCAGGCAGCTGCCAATCAACCAAAACCAGACTAAGACTCAAGTGCACCTATGCAAACATATGCATATTTTTGCATACAGTGGACAGGTTTTCAAACTATTAACTAGTTCTCTGTTTGGATGTCCAACCCCACTGTGAAGTAACAGTTGCAGAAATACGTTAGCCCGAGGGCGCAGTGTTTTGTGCAGCTAGAGATTTTTCTGCCTGAGCAGTTAAAGAAACGCTCAGAGAAAAATCTTCCAATGAGAGCCTATCTCCACCTGAACCAGTTGAACAACTCTATTAGCCACATTACTCGACAGCTCAGTGGGAATCTGGTGAAAGAAGCTGCAATGATTCATGAGTTTCTCTTACATGCTTTAGTGTCACACTTCCCAACAGCTTCTGTGCAAAGAGGATCCTTAAGAAAACCTAAACTGCTACTAATTCCCCAACTGCcatgtgctttttcttttagaaaaagtgtttttaaatcaagATGGAGACTATACAGGAACGCAAGCCAAAAAGGCCCCACTACATTCCCCGACCGCCAGGCAAGCCCTTCAAGTACCAATGTTTCCAGTGTCCTTTCACCTGCAATGAAAAATCCCATCTCTTCAACCACATGAAATACAACTTGTGTAAAAACTCCATCTCCCTGATGTCACAGAAAAACGGGCAAACAGCCAGACTGTTCAAGGCTGCAGCAAAAGGAATTCCTGTCAAATCTACGGATTGTCCAAGCCCCCTTCCAGCAGTTCAGAACAACAGTCCAGAGaaaaaggaagcagaggagaacaAAGCTGAGAGCAAAGCTGAGAGCAAAGCTGACACAGAAGAAGTAGATGTTGGGTGTGACAGTACAGTCAATAAAGACAGCCAGAGTGTGACAAAATCAAATACAGTAACAGAGCGAGAGAACAGGGAGGGTAATGAAGACAAGTCTCTGCCTCGCCCATCTGCCTTTTATCCTGTCACACCCAAAAGTGACGGAGCAGAAGCCTTTAAGACACCTGTGCAGCAGTCAGAGGACTCGCAAGCTCCTGTTTCCACTTTCAACCACCCAGGCTTCTCGTGGAGCACAATTTCATCATCCATTCCCTTGAAGCCATTCCCCCCTCCCATGGTTCCTGAATACTCTCCTTATCTCCTGCCAGACCGGCCCCTGTATCCACCATACTATCTCCCAGCAAACCACCACACAAATGAGCCAAACGCTCCTTCTTTTCTAGATCCACAGAGGCCTGTGATACCACAACCCATCGCCCCACCTCACACTTCCCTCTTGCCCCCATACCCATACCGATATTGCCACCCGCTTCACCCAGGCCCCCCTCTTCATTATACCTTGTACAGATCCCACGAGCTCTCCATGCCAATAACAGGACCCAGATATCTTCCTTTGGATCTTTATGGCCCAACCTTTGGGCATAAGAATTATGACTTATACATGCATTCACATCCCAGTCAAAACAGCCCCAACACATCTAcacaagaggagagaaacaacAGGCAAAGCGGGGACAAGGAAACCAGGCTAAGTCCCAAAGAGGGCTGTTCAGCCTTG of the Scatophagus argus isolate fScaArg1 chromosome 16, fScaArg1.pri, whole genome shotgun sequence genome contains:
- the znf750 gene encoding zinc finger protein 750 — translated: METIQERKPKRPHYIPRPPGKPFKYQCFQCPFTCNEKSHLFNHMKYNLCKNSISLMSQKNGQTARLFKAAAKGIPVKSTDCPSPLPAVQNNSPEKKEAEENKAESKAESKADTEEVDVGCDSTVNKDSQSVTKSNTVTERENREGNEDKSLPRPSAFYPVTPKSDGAEAFKTPVQQSEDSQAPVSTFNHPGFSWSTISSSIPLKPFPPPMVPEYSPYLLPDRPLYPPYYLPANHHTNEPNAPSFLDPQRPVIPQPIAPPHTSLLPPYPYRYCHPLHPGPPLHYTLYRSHELSMPITGPRYLPLDLYGPTFGHKNYDLYMHSHPSQNSPNTSTQEERNNRQSGDKETRLSPKEGCSALGSPDRPSHAQSIQRDTDAPHYTDMSESQTTTQPVHTATTIKTDLRQVESAESLIQLRTQHVDGGSAESSRYSSMSVPEPGLETTSEQNCENNREELAPLNLSTRNKEKSPSDHRLRCSDTEIFKQEELPLNLSLRASYSSPVHNSTLSTSEGLQQRPDAELNEEPCDQRQTAALALCQLATASSAGSSQNFSTADGDSADCKDEKSSSSPKKTKHTTKVKATSMKRTNSGQAENNSHKPSKRAKAPGRALRRRPRCC